ACGCAAGAAAAACGATATCTATGGGGAGGAGGAGCTGCAGTAATGAGAATCTCTAATTAGGAGAAATTTAAATCGGCTAATATGAATATATAAGGAACTTAATGAACACTGTATGAAATTCAATATTGTAAGGCCTGCTTTTGTAATCCCATCTCTGAGAGATTGAAGAGTACTGCACTGGTAATGTTCCCCTTTTGGATATCATGtgttaattatttcattctaGTAGGGCTGCTGTCCAGAATCTGGCAAATTACTGACTGATTTAACGACTAACCTCGTAAGCGAAAGGCAgactgaaccttttttttttctttttcttttttttttttttttttttttttgcagacgTAGATGTTGGTGCAGATTTGAAATAACTCATTGACAGCTGTGTCTTACCTTGTCTTTTTAATCATTTGTAAACATCCTTCACAATTATGTGCTTCTGGTGAGCTAGTAGCCGTGACGGCTGTCACCCAAACCTGATATCAAGGAAAATAGAAACTGAGCACTCCATTATTGTGGACAGCATCCCTAAAGTCTCTTCCCATCAATCTAACTCTGTGGCAAGTTGTATTATGGACAAAGCCCACATCTATTGTAGCAGCAAATGTTGGCTTCGTTCTGGGCACAGAACTTAACCTCCACTTAAGCTTCTAAAACTGTTTACATCGGTTGGGACACAGCTGTGCCTAAGGCTCCTTTGTGTTTTAATCTTAATAAAATTGAGAGAACAAATTACAGAGCAGGCAAGATGTGGAAGTATTTTCTGTACCCCTGGTGGCTTCTCGGATGGACCAAACGGCACTGCGGTATCGGTATGACAGAGCCTGTGCTTCTCGTGTCTCCTGAAGGCTCCAAATGACTTCTGTACTGCGAAGTAAAGCCAAATTCTGGAAACCAGTCCTGTGCTCTGGTCTGATTCACTTCAGTGGTACGAGCAGCACCTCCTTTCTGAGATCCCTTGGATCTCTGCCCGCCTGCCAGGCCTGAAACGTGAGTGGTTGCGGAGCATTTCCTCCTAGAAATAATCGGGCTCAGGCTTCCTTGGTTGGGCTTCCTGGCCCCAGCTGCTCTCGGGGCTGCTTTTTGGCAGGGGAGAAGATGCTGCGGCACGAGGCCTGTCACCGTGCCTCTGGGCGCCAGCCTTCTCgctccctgcagccacccccTACTGCCTGCATCCAGAAATAGCACTTCCTTGAAGCAGCATGAAATAATTCTTGCTCTTACGGCTCCTCTGCAGGGCActgatctctctctctcgctctaaGTGATGCTCCTCTTCGGCGTGAGCCTGAGCCATCCCACGGCACAGATTTTGCAGCCTGCAGCAACCCCGCTGTTGGGGGGGCAGGTGTGGAGCGAGGAGCAGGGCTTGTGTTTATACACAGTGAGGCCAagggccagaaaaaaaaaaagaaaaaaaaaaaaaaaagagaaaaatgccttTGGAACAGCTTTCTCCCAGGCAGGGGCGCTGGTGAAGGCTTCAGCCCTCCCTTCCGCTGTAGCCGTGCTGCTCTTGTGCCGCTGCTGAAGAGGAACCGGGGCTTTGACCACATCTCGTTCATAAACCGGTGCTGGGCTAAGCCTGGCTCCAGctgcccctttccttcctccctccctgcgctTCGGGGCTTTCGGCACTTCCTCTCCCTGGGCCCTGGTTCCAGGAACCGCCTTTCCAGTTGAAGCCGCTGGGAGCCGGGTAGTGGCAGAGCGAGGTGCCCAGCTGTGGCCGGTGAAGTTCTCCCTGGCCTCGCGCTTCCTCTCTTGAGCTGCTTCAGTGCTCGGTGGCAACAAGCTGAGCCTTTTCAGAGGCAAGACAGACCTAACGCCTGTGGAAAAACGGGCTCTTGTCACCCCTCGCTGCTGGGACCTGGTTACTCctcggggaaggaggagggtgttCGTCCTGCAGCCCCGCGTCTCCACGAGCCCACCACCGTTAGAGCCAAGCCATCTTGCTTGCTCTTTCCTTCCCTTGTGGGCTTCAACGTGGAGGGTTAGCGCAGAACAAAGCTGGTTTCTGATCTCTGCGTGAGCTGGGAAAGCTGCTCTCCTCCCACCTGCTGCCAGGAGAGGCCGGGGGCTGAGCGGGAACCCCTCTCCAGAGAGCCAGCGGTGGGCGAGATTTAGTTTTTAGATTTTATTACTCAAACTCTCTACAAAAGTCATCCAGCACATAATGTTCTTgcattcttttattaaaaaaaaaaaaaaaagaaacgaggACAACCCTGTCCTCCAGATCCATAGGTAGGGGATCTTACACAGGTCTGAACTGCGGCATtttgtcgtcgtcccccccccggcatGTTTGTCAGAGCTACCATAAATAAAgagcttttttgttcctggctcCTGTTGTCTGGCTATTTACAAGACTTTCCACGTGCTGCAACGCGCTCGGGTCCCAGCAGTGAACCGGTACCAAGAGGCAACAGGGGCGACTTGGAACGTAGTGTGGAGCGGCGGCCGCGGGCTCGCTGGCACTCGGGCGACGGTGGCCAACACCTGTTAAAAATGTACACCCACCCCCGCGGCTAACGCAGGCGGCCTGTACAGCGTGTACAGCAACAGCCCCATGGAAAATGCTTTTATCATTGTGGACTCGTACCGTTCCTAACCTTCAAGTaaacggctttttttttttttttttaaaatctattgttcctgttttttccaATGTCAGCTGCACTAAGCACTTGAAAAAAACTCCAATAATTTAAAACTGTGTAACGTTAAAATAACCTCCGTCCTATACGCAAGTCGATGGCAGGGAGTAAATCCCCGGGAGGATTTGCATTAGCCATCGTTAAATAATTTCTACATACATACAGAACTAGAGCCAACCTTCCCCTGCGCACGGCTCCTGTGTGCGGCACCGGGAATCCACTGGGATGTCGGGGCCGTCCCGCAGAGGACCGGGATGCCCAAACCGGCGCCGCGGGGCCCGGGGAGGAGCTGTGCTGCGGTTTCGCTTCGTCACCTGCAACAGAGAGACGCGGCGCAGGTTAttgctctgctcccctccttgcTCTGGGCAGTGCCGATGTCTGGCGGAGCTTCCCCAGGGCAAGTGCCGGAGTGTTTCCCGTTGCCGGCAGTGCCGAGTGTGGCTCTGCTGAGCACGGGCCATCAGGACGGCTTCAGGAGTCGGCCCTGAGCAGATCCTGCAGCCAGTCCCGGGGAAAGGTCCCCGCTCGGCTGCGGGAGCCGCTGGACTCCAGCTCCCCGCCTGCTGCCCCGCAGACAATCCGGGAGCTGCTCCCAGACTTTTTGGGGGAGAAGGGGTCGATCCCAAGCTCCCCCCCTGCTTACCAGTAGCTTCTTCTAAACGGGGAAGCCACTTTCTGCATCGTCCTAAGGAAGGTGTTGACATCAGCCACGAGGATTCCTTTGCTTTCGAGGACCTCCCTGCTGACGCTGGACTTCTCTGCGAAGGAAGGAGGGGAACCGTAATTCAAGGTTGTTCTGAAACCTACAGAAAATATCCCCAAATCCCACTGCAGTTATCCTGTTTTGCAAATGGGAGCAGATGAACGACGCTGAACAGCCTCAGCCCAGCAAGGCCAGAATTAGAGCGTGACGTAAAGCCATCCGCAGGCTCGAAAAATTGCCGGAATTTAGCAGAGCTCCGAAAAAATCTGTTCGTTTTGCCTTTTACTGCACCGACTTGCAATGAATCAGCTCCCACCTTACCCGCACCTCAAATAAGTGATTCTAGGAGAAATGGGAGCAaaatggggtgggtttttttgtacttccTCCATCACCTCCCAGGCCGATTTCGGAAGGTGCTCGTGGGGGTTGAGGGCACCAGCACAGGGCAGCGCCCGGAGCCCGTCCTCACCTGTGAGATACACGGCGAACCTGGCGCTGACGCGCTGAACCTGCAGGTTCAACAAGCAGTTGACGGACTGGGATTCGGGGGAGGACCCGGAGTCGCAGGCGTGGTAATGCAGCACCTCGATGAGATCAGCCCCTTGGCACGATTTGAGGATTAAGCGCTTCTTGCGGGCGTTGGCGTCCACCCTGGTGGGAGAGGGCCAAGGTGAAGTGGCGGAGGGGCTtcacccctctctcccctcccagggaaggagcaggTACGATGGGACCTGCCTTCCCCAGGCGTGTTTCTTTCAGCCTCATGGGTGCTTTTACGCTTGTTACCCTGCACTAAATGGAGACGGCAGGAGCAAGCGTCGCTGTACAGCTCGCACGTGCggcaagaaaacaaaatgaccCCTTGCTCCAGGCAGCTCCGACAGACCATGGCTCATGATCCCACCACAGAGTCAAGAGACGCTACACGAGTGCCAGCGATGGAGCATAAGGAAACCACTTGcggcacagaatcacagaatggtttgggttggaagggaccttaaaaatcatccagtgccaccccctgccctgggcagggacacctcccaccagcccaggttgctccaagccccgtccaacctggccttgaacccctccagggatggggcagccacagcttctctgggcaacctgggccaggggctcacccccctcacagcaaaggatttcttcctgactTCTAAtagaaatctcccctcttccagtttaaaacccttccccctcatcccatggctcccctccctgctccagagtccctccccagctttcctggaacccctttagggactggcaggggctggaaggtctccccggcgccttctcttctccaggctgaacccccccagctctctcagcctgtccccacagcagaggggctccagccctcccagcatctccggggcctcctctggccccgctccaacagctccgtgtccttctgctgttggtggccccagcgctggaggcagcactgcaggggagtctccccgagcggagcagagggggctgAATCCTCATCCCACAGACTACGATGAAATACCCGACCCTGAGCTTCTGTGACACCTCACCGCTCCCGGACTGAAAACCAGGTCTTCAAACTGATTGCTTTGTGCTATCACCGTGAAGGAGAGGATCTGAGATTTCTCCCCATTTGTAGCTTTTTCTGCTCCGACAGAACAGACCGGTTTCCTCTTTATTCGCAGGTCGTTACTAGAAAGCCATCCCTTGTGGCCCATGGTCTGGCGCTGACAAAGGCAGCCTGCCCCATAAAAACATCCCTCTCTGAGTTCAAACGTGATAAAAGCAGGACATTTCAATGGATACTATGCGCTGccttacttctctttttctgattgCATCATTTAAGTACACGTCGTTGCAAACAACCTCCAATAAGTAGCAAATAGCAACAGGAGAAGTTCTGCTTTTCCCAGCTGGGTTTGATTTTACGCACGCCCCACGACACCCCGGTTCCTCTCCATGTCATAAACTCAGAGCTCCTCATCACTCCCCCAAATCCCACGCGTGATGAGACGGAAAAAAAGAAACGGCAAAGAGACGGCGGGGGCAGAGAGAGCCCCGGGAAGGTGCCCCGAGCTCCCAGGGCGTGTGTGTGCGGGAGCTGGGGTGAGCTGGTGGGAAGGGAGCGTCTACAGGGGCAGCTTTCGGAGTGTGCGGCTCCTCAAATGAGGTTTGTGCCGTTCCTCAAGCCCCTTGGCAGGCTGTTAACGCTCAGAGAGGGCGTCGCTGCCAGCGCGATGGGGGAAACCGCCTTATGGAGATACAGCGGGGTGCACGGAGCAGCTGCCAGAGCTCTGCCTCATCCAGGATCACGTGCAAGACACGTTTCAGGCCATCTGATCCTCTCCAGGTCCCATGTCCTGCTGCTCCATCTCATATaggtacaaaaaaagaaaaaaaaaaatctatggcaCTTTACTTGCTAGCAAGCAAATGCTGGCCTCTGGCCGTTCCAGCCAGCACACGCTCTCTCGCTGATAAGAGAAGTTCTTATTTGACCAAAAATCTTCAAGTTCATCTTGTAAGAGGCCTAAACCCAACAGAGGCACCTAactccccccgtgtccctgcactGAGAGTAAAAAGGGACACCAAACTCCACCACGGTGGGTACGTCCTTGCTGCGGTGACGAGGACAGCAGGGACAAGGGAGCCGCCACCGCTGAGCCGTTACCTGACGTCTTCTCTGAGCTTCTTGCTCTCCTTGTAGTGAAGGAGCCACTTCCACCTCCCGCTTCTGTTCAGCTTCTCCAGCACCTTCACCACCTCTTTCAGTTGGCCTGGGGAGACAGCAAGAGCCAGAGGGTAACCAAGGGTGGAAgagggggacctgggggtgtctctggcCCAAGCCCTGCTCAAAGTTGGGCCACCTGAGGTTGCCCAGGGCTTTGTCCAGGTgaggtttgaatatctccaaggatggagactcacAACCTAGGTTGTGAAACTGGGCTCCTGTCCTGGTGTTTGAACACACTTGCTGTCGATTTTCCCCCCTAATTATCTAAAAAAGAGAAGTGCAACTTGTCCCTGTCACCTCTTGCCCCATCCCGGCGCATCTCCAGGAGCTCTGTGGCTCCGTTTTCTCTGCCCCTTCCCATTAGTGAGCCGAAGAcagcgacaaggtctcccctttgccctcccttctccaggctgaatgtcCTTGTACAACCCCTCCTCCAGCACCTGACCATCTCGGTGGCCCCTGCTGTACTTGGATGTTTTGGGGAGCCCTGACCTGGACTCACTACCCAGATGAGGTCTCAAATGTCAAATAGAGGGAAAGAATTGCCCCCCGCTAAAGCAGGAGCAGAGGACGCCAACGGCAAGTTTTTGGACGGTGTGGGCAAAACAGCGAACAAAGAACGTCTGCGTGTCTGCATTCAAGCGAGACTCACCCAGCGTTACCGTTTCCAACACCTCCTCGTCCGACACCACGAAGCCACCGGCATGAAACAGCTCCTGGTACGTGTGAGCTGTTACATCTTCGGGGCTGTCCACTCCGGCAAACACCACGTTCGGACACTGCTTTAGCTTCAGCAAGCACGGGACCTGCCCAAGGCAGAGATGCTTTAGCACACGCAGCCGAGTTTCAACAGCATTTGCACCTCTCCGCAACTCACCCCCGCTCCCAGAGACCGGGGGAACCCACCCCCTCCTCTTCTGCATCACCCCGACGCTGGTGTCTCCACCGCCCGACCCCAAAGCCGTGGCCAGCAATACAGGGAGCTACAGGCAGGTTCACTGCAACGTTCACTGGAATCCAGGAGCCAAAGCCCGGCTGAGCCGCTCCGTTACAGAAGATAAGCCCAGCCTGACCCCTTTGGGCTGGGCTACTCCAAGCGATGTTATTTGGTGATCAGAAACggagacagaagaaaagcagagctgacaggcttcatgtttttcaaataacttgtttttaaagAGCTCTTCATGAAGCACCGTTCTCCCAGTGAACAGCGCGTCTGCGGAGACTGACAATTAAATCTACAGCTATACGTAGCCTAACATTTCAAATCTTTAAAATGGATCCTGATATTCAAAAATGGTGCTGGGTAGAAAAAAAGGACGGACTCGGGCCTTACGTTGTGGATGTGGGAGGAAATGTCCTTGTTCCTGATGACGACAAGCAGCCTGTCGTCGTCCGCTTCGTGTTTCGCTTCGCAGAATCTCGGAGGTTTGATCTCCACGCAACCGTCTTTCTTCAGCAAGGTCTGAAACGGAAATCGTGTTAAGACGGTTTGTACGGAGACTGTCTTCACAACAGTGGTGCCACGCTCCCGGCACACACGTGTCTGGGGACAAGGAGAGGGGACGGAGACAGCGACCCTAACCAGGCACCCTGGTGTCAAGGGCACCCTAACGGTGTCCCTCTGTCAAAGGCACTGCGCGCTCCGGGCTGGGGCTCCATccagagggagaagcagcagccattTACCTTAGCTGGCAAAAACCTTTTAGAAAACCACCTTGACCATCTCACCACACCGTGCATCGGGCCTCCTTGCTATTTTGGAGCAGCAAATCTTCCCGTGCAATCACCTTCCTGAAGTTTCCAACCCTTTAAGGAGAGCTCAAGCCAAAGCCACCTCGCGGGGGTTGAGTTTGGGCTGCTCCTGCCTGAATTCCAATTGTTTCGGTCCAGGGGGATGTTGCCAAGTGTtaggacaagaagaaatagcctcaagttgcaccaggggaggattagattggatattaagaacaAATTCACCGagagggttgtcaagccttggaacaggctgcccagggcagtggtggagtcaccatccctccAGATATTTGAAAGACacgtagacatggtgctgagggacatggtttagtggtggacttggcagtgctaggtttatggttggactcgatgatcttaagggtcttttccaacctaaataattctatgatttctaaTTTCTGGCGGTGATGAAATGGTAGAGGCAGCTCCTGGCATAAGGGAACCACACGCCACCCATCCTGGGTTCAGCAAGCTTGACCTgcccctgcttctgctgccctcAGCTCTCACCCCAGGGCCACCCGTCCCCGTCCAAGCCGGCAGGACTGGCTGTTACCTTCACTCTTGCAAAGAAAGGGTCCTTGTCCGTCTCCACCAGGTAGAACATGCCGGCGCGGCTGCAGGCCTCCTTGGCCACGCTGCGCAGGCGAAAATGCAGCGTGCTGCACAGGTCGGCGATCATCTCCTCGAAGGCGGCCATCCTCCCAGGGAGGGACGCGCACGTCCACTCGCTCGTGGCCTCCCCGGGCGCTGGGACTGTCCCTCCGCCCTCGCTCCCCGTGTCAGCCCtgctcagcatcaccctgtggaACTCGGCGTACTCGTCGAGGATGACGGCGATGTCCCCCCGTGAGTCCTTTAGCTTATTACCGTATTTGAGCTTGTTGAGGTGGAAGGGAGCCGCGTGGCCCTGGCTCGCGGTTCGGGATCTGGCCCTGCTCCTCTCGTGGCAGAGGGTGTCCTGCCATGGGGCAGATGGGTCCCCATGCCGGCCGCTCTGCCGGTGCCAGCCGAGCCCGCTCGGCCACGCGTCGGAGGGCAGGATCGTCACCTGCAAAGGGCTCCTGCTCCGCAGGGAGAATGGGGCAGGAGCTTCTCGCCTAGGCAACGTCTCAGACATCACCTGGGGAGAAAAGTCTTTTGGAAAGATGCTTTTGGAGGTAGAAAAGGGTGGTTTCCTATTCCTTAGGATTTGTTTTAGCTTATAACGGAAACGGAGACACTCCATGTCCAAAGTGTGCTGGGTGATTTCCTCAAAACCCCTCCAAGTCCCCATCAGTGACCTTAACAAATGAGACTGCCCCGCACCGTGGCTGCACCTCTTTGAAGACTGCAAATTTTCCATCCTCTCCTGGCACTTTTTAGTGACCACAAAGTTCCGGTAGTCCTTGGCGATCCCCTGGCTGTCCCTAATATTGACGTATGGTGGAACGCGCCTGCTGCTGGCTTCCCCCGGGCCGATCGACCAGCCACGCTCAGCCCGTGAGCCCCCCTCCATGCCCAGGGAGCCCCAGTCCTCACTGCACCCCTCCGTGTGCACCGAGCTCGGAGAGGAGGAGTCGCAGTTAGTCCTTGTGCCTGCAGCATCCACGGATCTCGTGCCGTAGGAACCCGTGGCTGTAAACAGGGACTGTGAAGTCCCCCCGAAACATTCCTGGTCTGAGTCGCCAGAGAAAAACTCAAACAGATCTTCAGAGGTCGAGCCCACACGTCTGTCTCTGCTGGGGAGCTGCTTTGCCCTCGGGAGCAAGTCCGAAATATCCTCAGTGTCACTGAGCTCCAGGCTCTCTCCGGAGATTTCCCTGTGTGCGCATAACGGCAACATCGGGAAGGGGAGAGTGGGGATttctccctctcccacctccatGCCGGCATGCTGCAGATCAGCAAACGCATCGGATCCCTCGGCCTCGTGCTTGCTCCGGTTGCACATAAACTGGGGCTCGCACAGAGGCGTGAGCAACTCCCCTGCTGAAAAAGACGCAGGACTGGGAAGAGGGATGCTGCTTCCTCCTTCCGAATCCTCATGCAGGATGGGTTCCTTCTCATGGCTCCCTACCACGTCCCCAGGGCTGGCACACCCGGAGCCGGTGCCCGGTGGCAGTTGTCCCATGCAGCAGGACCTTGGGGCACCGTCCGGGGCCAGACTCACGCTGGGGGAGCACGTCTCAGGGTGCAAACTGAGGACCGAGTCTGGCTCGACGCTGTGCAGAGCTGCCTTGTGGCTGTGAGAAGGAGGCGTCGATCTCGGGCTACCTGGCACAAGCGCATCCGCAGGGGAGCTCTCTGCCGGCTCTGCATAGCAGGGACCTGTGTCTTTTTTCACCTCTTCCGCACATCTGGGCTTTAGGGAACCATCCAGGCTCTCGGCAGCCAACTCTGCAGCACCTACTCGCTTGTAGGGCTTCCCATTTTGGCACAGGACTGACCCCAACTCGCTTTGCTCTAACAAGTGTGGGGGGGGGTTTGCGTCTCCGCCACGGGGGAGAGGGTCCTGCTGGGGGGGAGAAGCAGGAGCCGAGTCTGTGTGGACAGGTGGGGACAGGCCATCtggggagctctgctgctgcctggggtgcTCCTTCACGGCAGACACTCCCTCTCCCACCGAGGAGGAGGGCTCTGATTCCACGAGGTGATGAAGAGAGGTCTCTGGCTCCTGCAGTGCATTAGCCACCATCGCTGGGTTCCTTTTGTCGCTCCCGGGGAACTTATCTGCGCCGAGGAACACATGATCGCTCTCCCCAGCTTCGGAGCCCCCTGCTAAGGCTGTACAGTCGAAGGCAAAGCCCTGGCCATCACCTGCTCCCCAGGACGCATCCAGCACATCTGCGCGGTTGGCAGGAGGGCTGCTACGCACTTCTTCCACCAAAACCTTGTTCCCTTCTTGGTTTGATTCACCAGCGCTCAGCGAAGTGAGGTCAACATAAACGTCGCCTCCGCACCTTTGGGAAAGGCAGCTGCTCCCTCTCAGGCCACTCTGCGATGGAGACTGGATGCTTGCCATGGTCTCCTGGTCCTCTGGAACAGCCCCTGGATCTGTTGCTCCATCGAGAGATGTCACGCAGGCAGAGCTGGAGTCAGGGGACAAGGCTAGCGACAGTCCCTGGCCACATGGTGACTCGAggccagctgtgccagcagcttTGCTCCCAGCAGGCGCCCACCTGTCTGCAGAGGGCGAGCGATCCTTGTCTTTCTGCTCCAAGGCGTCTCGGAGCATCTCTCCAGCAGGTCCCAAGTTGCCTGTAATGCTGCCTGGCTGTGCCCCACACACCAGCCTCGGATCAGATGGTAACGGCAGCATCAACCCGCTGTCACAGGGCGACCCCATATGAGCTGGACTGGCTGCATGCGCCAGACCAACACCATTTGTCTCTGTGTCTGGGGTGGCCAAAGCCTCCCAGGGCTCTTGCAGCGTGTCCAGGCTTGGCGCCATCTCACCAGGGAGCCCCTCAGGGCCAGTCTCAGTCCCAGTCCCATCTGACAGCACTGGCGTTGATCTGCCTGGGCAGGGGGACGCtaaagcagcagggctgggcacagaGCCCTCTCCAGGAATGTCAAAGTCCTTCAGACATGCCGAATTCACTGGCTTCTGCTCGCTGTGTTCATGCTCCACGTCAGCATCACCGCTTTCGGAAAACGCTGAATCAACAGGCCCCAGGACTGTGCTTTCATATTCAGggtcctctttctctttttttccctcctccacctcttcctcctctttttctggACGTTCAAAGGGGTCTTGTgattccttcccttccccactggCTCCATCAGGCTTTGCACTTCTGGGATGTGCTTCTAAGGGCATGGAATCACAGGCACGTTGCAGTCCATTGCTGGTGGCCCAGCTGCCGTCCTCACCCTCCGTACAGCGCCCACCGTCTCCCATGCTCTCCCTGTCCTTGGGAGGGCTGGGGCCACCTCCTGACCCTGGTGCCCACCccctcttctcctgctgctctccacGTCCACGCAGCGCACTCGGTGCATCACTCCAGAGAGCTGTACTGGAATTCAGGGCTTGGTTGCAGAGGTTTTCCTTGCTTAGTGCAGCTGGGGGCTTGCCAGCATCACCAAGCTCATCGGAAGGGCTGGGGGCGATCGTAGCGTCCGACAGTCCTTCCTTGGGCGGCTCCTCCTGAAACAAGACAATTCAGAGTTTAATCTTCAAGAGAGGCAAACGCAGGAGCTGAGACACCCGTGCAGGAGGACACGGATATTTTAAACCCTCCAACTTTGTGAGTACAACCATCCCAACAGCAACCAGGGAGATTAGTTTGAGTTTGTCTCTAAAATAAGCCCAGGTTGAATCCCTACCCTGTGTGAGCCGCTGCCATCCCCACTGCAGCCGGCAAGCAGAGTCCCACAGACAGCCAGGGAAAGGTTCTGAAACTTTCTACCTTCTCTACACCATGAAATGGCTTAAAAATAGGCCAACCTGTGTAGGGG
Above is a window of Larus michahellis chromosome 1, bLarMic1.1, whole genome shotgun sequence DNA encoding:
- the TASOR2 gene encoding protein TASOR 2 isoform X2 translates to MGERRAEETGGPGTGFHPEAEESSSLLETAVSVLQSSYLDSTSQDGFQYSQAILVENDVFLSELKAFAQAKEAAGYSQEELEETFAFLLFDNEEEAKEVCQTGLRVNSSSISMLGDPAKGVYISKYADCLHPRPWYHGKSGYIVIFKLIKGKVKVVSENYTTSYTCPSPGYDCHVAVSRNNTPSKTSHCQAFEQSQYYVYEVSDGSTAERPRQICPYIIIACQYREPKEMPVLAIESLPELNHKALYCPWRGQLSIRGQLLCNIALRTPYSSTIPAQLPPNLDINHVMGLSDLKKKLPEAAFGKRNYIENEVCFQGVYFSLYEVEISNKDQYKMDQLVENLKENDLAIIKYLQDQGFLILLTSSALARDDGFDPKEPVSLLALFLFTSSRSVCLRVEKHDPKDEREDSDNSDVSLKIASVLPGLRYALQKATSSSWGDAVSTSVRIKQHLQEYTKLDQNPQPAAGQTSEVPLPSLLSLTEDECTNPFKKRSEQSLSQLQCYFSDPSSYTLETSAAVGCLTGPVQSLCCDSQANCKADFSSAVPPDPLPPNTAAKSENPKPTVGLDQGGEAPTKDVNSASKLWVQQSRRKSCRDVGTSTRSPPKIGDSGRNRKATKKKKINMSLSFPKKPGLTANSNEPMLKLANLQFPHRRKRGAEVLSAEFVHKTQSESVQKETSAPDDAGLEAKRAKTLKNPDMKKVPVAETVTKPMKKWKEPLSVLPSEVSSQCHSADSPTSEIYPGGVADLGFGLKGNDYESHALNLLADLALGSCIPLLIPGDNGMITVSCSPSSDSAKEQQSHRKHKSLRVASDHEYHRVDKLAKGSTSPSKALPNEKLPLAEKIDLNDLASIPRERSPGIFSKKNSASPSPAKPQALPPRETQEAVEVNKHSISAEHSYASQMPEHSKKHMYPRGGPYPGPVPSRNGTRNARAGPLVGKVLPFRHQHNSTHPQQPFEAVATRHRSSLLSPRLKENFAKSHTVNICGESVKVTCRWEAEYLFNLDSRYTNDALEKTVIRALHGPWDPDLPDDVEEMKLILHMWVALFYSKPSKLLSSSRKVVEHSNPKKYVSLNSTGDFLELSDDGEDCFGLETCPADSRSDPDQTPSSSLDRSTGCQGRFRPEESSADSQTDADGTPGVVDSMVSSSSGELSCGEEEPSSTSSPESRSLTECADESLAVKDRQLAVVPEERGHDVSTITAEEPPKEGLSDATIAPSPSDELGDAGKPPAALSKENLCNQALNSSTALWSDAPSALRGRGEQQEKRGWAPGSGGGPSPPKDRESMGDGGRCTEGEDGSWATSNGLQRACDSMPLEAHPRSAKPDGASGEGKESQDPFERPEKEEEEVEEGKKEKEDPEYESTVLGPVDSAFSESGDADVEHEHSEQKPVNSACLKDFDIPGEGSVPSPAALASPCPGRSTPVLSDGTGTETGPEGLPGEMAPSLDTLQEPWEALATPDTETNGVGLAHAASPAHMGSPCDSGLMLPLPSDPRLVCGAQPGSITGNLGPAGEMLRDALEQKDKDRSPSADRWAPAGSKAAGTAGLESPCGQGLSLALSPDSSSACVTSLDGATDPGAVPEDQETMASIQSPSQSGLRGSSCLSQRCGGDVYVDLTSLSAGESNQEGNKVLVEEVRSSPPANRADVLDASWGAGDGQGFAFDCTALAGGSEAGESDHVFLGADKFPGSDKRNPAMVANALQEPETSLHHLVESEPSSSVGEGVSAVKEHPRQQQSSPDGLSPPVHTDSAPASPPQQDPLPRGGDANPPPHLLEQSELGSVLCQNGKPYKRVGAAELAAESLDGSLKPRCAEEVKKDTGPCYAEPAESSPADALVPGSPRSTPPSHSHKAALHSVEPDSVLSLHPETCSPSVSLAPDGAPRSCCMGQLPPGTGSGCASPGDVVGSHEKEPILHEDSEGGSSIPLPSPASFSAGELLTPLCEPQFMCNRSKHEAEGSDAFADLQHAGMEVGEGEIPTLPFPMLPLCAHREISGESLELSDTEDISDLLPRAKQLPSRDRRVGSTSEDLFEFFSGDSDQECFGGTSQSLFTATGSYGTRSVDAAGTRTNCDSSSPSSVHTEGCSEDWGSLGMEGGSRAERGWSIGPGEASSRRVPPYVNIRDSQGIAKDYRNFVVTKKCQERMENLQSSKRCSHGAGQSHLLRSLMGTWRGFEEITQHTLDMECLRFRYKLKQILRNRKPPFSTSKSIFPKDFSPQVMSETLPRREAPAPFSLRSRSPLQVTILPSDAWPSGLGWHRQSGRHGDPSAPWQDTLCHERSRARSRTASQGHAAPFHLNKLKYGNKLKDSRGDIAVILDEYAEFHRVMLSRADTGSEGGGTVPAPGEATSEWTCASLPGRMAAFEEMIADLCSTLHFRLRSVAKEACSRAGMFYLVETDKDPFFARVKTLLKKDGCVEIKPPRFCEAKHEADDDRLLVVIRNKDISSHIHNVPCLLKLKQCPNVVFAGVDSPEDVTAHTYQELFHAGGFVVSDEEVLETVTLGQLKEVVKVLEKLNRSGRWKWLLHYKESKKLREDVRVDANARKKRLILKSCQGADLIEVLHYHACDSGSSPESQSVNCLLNLQVQRVSARFAVYLTEKSSVSREVLESKGILVADVNTFLRTMQKVASPFRRSYW